GGGGTTGACGGCGTTCACCGTGATGCCCCGGTCGGCGAGCGCGGTGGCCAGCGAGCGGGTGACGGAGGCGAGGGCGCCCTTCTGCAGGGCGTAGGCGATCTCGCCCGGCATGCCGCCGCCGAGGTCCTGGCCGGAGGTCATCAGCACCACGCGCCCGCCGGGGGCGTCCTCGGATGAGGCGGCGCGCGAGCGGGCGTACGCCTGGACGAGCAGCAGCACCGAGCGGGTGTCCACGGCCCAGTGGGCGTCCAGCATCGCGGCGTCGATGTCGTCCAGGGTGCCGTCGGATCCGCTGAGGGCGTGGTTGGCGACGAGGATGTCCAGGCGGCCGAACTCCTCGGTCACGGTCCGCACCAGCCGGGCCGGTTCCGCCGGGTCGGCCAGGTCGCCGGGGCCGGAGGCGACCCGCGCCCGGGGGTCGGCGAGCGCCTCGCGCACGGAGTCGGCGACGGCGCCGGGGCTGTCGGCGCCCCAGGGCATGGCGGCGTCGTGCGGCACATGGTGGTGCAGGTACACGCTGGCTCCGTAGGCGGCCAGCCGCCGGGCCACGGCGTGCCCGATCCCGGCCCGCCGGGAGGCGCCGGTGACGAGCGCGGTCCGGCCGCGCAGGGGCAGGGGGTCGCGGCGCAGTTCGGCAGGAGTGATCACGGCCGTTCACCTTAGGGAGCGGACGCGGGGCGCGCGAGCGGATTTCGGGGGGTGGCGCCGGCCGCCGCGCCCGGCGCGGAACCGGCGATGTCGGTCGCTCTGTACCGGCTCCCGGCCGCCCCGCGGCGGAGGCGGAGGCGGTCGAGGCGACGAGGTCCGCCACGGTCTCCGCGCTCGGCCGGACGGCCGTCTCCCGGTGGCGCGGCCGGGCCGGAGGTGGCCCGCTGGTGCCACAGCACCGACGGGGAAAGGCGGGCCGGCATGCCGGAGAACGCGCCGGAGCACAGGGCGCTGCGGACACCGCGCGCCGCGGGCCTGGCCGGGATCGTCTTCGCGCTGCTCCTGGCGGCGGCGATGGTCCTGGTCAGGCTGGCCATTCCGGAGGGAGCCGGAGCGGTGTCCGCGCGGGGTTTCACGGACTCCGGGCGGCGCGACGCGCTGCGGGCGGCCCTCGCGCTGGTGCCGTTCGCCGGGATCTTCTTCCTGTGGTTCCTCGGCGCGATCCGCGGGCACGTCGGCGCGGCCGAGGACAAGTTCCTCGCCACCGTCTTCCTGGGCAGCGGGCTGGTCTTCACCGCCACGCTGTTCGGGGCCGCCGCGGCGGCGGGCGCCGTGCTGGCGGTGGCCCATCCGCCGGGTCTGCCGCCGCTGCCGGTGGCGTGGGACTTCGGCCGCCACCTCGCCTACACGCTGATGACCGGATACGCCATGCGGATGGCGGCCGTCTTCGTGTCGTCCCTGTCGGTCATGGGGTACCGGCTGGGCGTGCTGCCCCGCCCGCTGGCGATCGCGGGCTTCGTCACCGTACTGGTCCTGCTCTTCGTGTCGTCGAACGTGCCGTGGGCGGAGCTGGTCTTCCCGGCCTGGTCGCTGCTGACCGGCCTGCACATCCTCAGGGCGGGCCGGAAGAAGGGCACCGGGTAGGCCGCCGACGGTCACTCGATCGGCGTGCCCGGCGCGCGGGTCCCCCGTCCCCGCTCGCATGCTGGCGAGCGGGGGTGACCGCCGTCCGGAGCCCGCCCGCGCGAGCCGTGTGGCGCGTCCGGACCTCGCCGTGGGAAAGGGCGGAGCGTCGATGAGGCTTGTCGTCGATCTCAACAAGTGCCAGGGGTACGCCCAGTGCGCGTTCCTCGCGCCCGATGTCTTCGCCATGCACGGCGAGGAGTCGCTGCTGTACGACCCGCGCCCGGAGGAGGAGCAGCGGGAGCGGGTGGCGCGGGCCGTGGCCGCGTGCCCGGTGCGGGCGATCACCGCCGACGGCCTGGACCGCGCGGGCGCGTCCCAGGGGGCGTCCGATGCCCGCTGACCACATCGAACGGCTCCGGCGTGAGGGACGGATCGTGATCGTGGGCGCCTCGCTGGCGGGCCTGCGGGCGGCCGAGACGCTGCGCGCCGAGGGCTTCGCCGGTGATCTGACCCTGATCGGGGACGAGCCGCACGAGCCGTACGACCGGCCGCCGCTGTCGAAATCCGCGCTGCTGGGCGTGGCGTCCCCGCTGCGCACACAGCTGCCGCGCCGCCGGGAGATCGACGCGAAGTGGCGGCTGGGCGTGGCGGCGACGGGTCTGGATCTGGCGGCCAAGCGGGTCCGGCTGGCCGACGGGGACGAGGTGGAGTACGACCGGCTGCTCATCGCGACCGGGGTGCGTGCCCGGCCGTGGTTCAAGGAGGAGGAGGCCCGGCTGGACGGGGTGTGCGTGCTGCGCACCCGGGAGGACGCGGCCGACCTGGCCCGGCGGCTGCGGGCGGGGCCGCGGCGGGTGTTCGTCATCGGCGCCGGGTTCGCCGGTTCGGAGGTGGCCTCGGCCTGCCGGGAGATGGGTCTGCCGGTCAGCATGGCCGAGCGGGCGGGGGCGCCGCTGGTGGGCGCGCTCGGCGGGGTGGTCGGCTCGGTCGCGGCGGACCTCGCGACGGAGCACGGCGTGGACCTGCGCACCCATGTCACGGTGACCGCGCTGGAGGGGGACACGGTGGGCAGGGTGCGGGCCGTGCACCTGTCCGACGAGAGCGTGGTCGAGGCGGACGTGGTCGTGGTGTCGCTGGGGTCGTTGCGCAACACCGAGTGGCTGACCGGGTCGGGACTGGGCGCCGGGCCGCGGGGCGTCGCCTGTGACGCGGGCTGCCGGGCCTTCGACTTCCGGGGCATCGTCACGGACGACGTCTTCGTGGCGGGCGATGTGGCGCGCTCCCCGCACGCGCTGTTCGGCTACCAGTTCCTGTCGCTGGAGCACTGGGGCAACGCCGTCGCGCAGGCGGAGACGGCCGCGCACAACATGATCTGCGACGGCGCCGACCGGCGCCCGCACCTGTGGATGCCGGCGTTCTGGTCGTCGATGTTCGGGGTCAACATCAAGTCGGTCGGCGTGCCGCCCATGGGCGAACAGCTGATGATCACGCAGGGCTCGCTCGCCGAGCGCCGGTTCGTCGGGGTCTACGGCCACCAGGGCCGGATCGTGGCCGCCGTGACCTTCGACAACGCGCGCTGGTTGGAGTTCTACCAGCGGCAGATCGAGCGGGGCGCGCCGTTCCCGGTGGAGTTCCCGACGCTGGACCGCCGTCCGGAGGGCCGGCAGCCGGTGCCGGCCGGGTTCCCGGACCCGTCGCTGCCGACCCACGGTCCCATGGTGACCCTCAGCGGTTACTCGCCGGCCGACCAGCAGCTGGTCTTCCACCCCTCCCGGCACTGACCCGCCCACCCCGACGCTGTCAAGGAACCGCCATGCCGCACGCCTCGCTGGCCCGCCGGATCACCGATTTCGGCAACCGCGCCAACCCCTATCCGCTGTACGCGGAACTGCGTCGCACACCCGTCCTCCACGAGGAGGAGGACGGCCCGTACCTCATCAGCTCGTACTACGACATCGAGGCGCTGCTGCACGATCCGCGGATCAGCTCCGACGCCACCAACCTGGCCGCCGCCGGGGCGGACGGTCCGGGCGGGCCGGAGGAGACGGGCGGGCTGCCGCCGTCGTTCCTGCGACTGGACCCGCCCGAGCACGACCGGCTGCGCCGCATCGCCAACACCGGGTTCGGGCCGCCGCACCGGCCGCGGCGGATCGAGGGCATGCGCGGCGCGATGCGGGAGATCGTCACGGAACTGATCGACGGTTTCGGTGACGCCCGCCGGGTCGACCTGGTCGACCAGTTCGCCTACCCGTTCCCGGTGACGGTGATCTGCCGGCTGCTCGGGGTGCCCCGGGAGGACGAGCCGACCTTCCGCACCTGGGTGGACCCGCTGGTCGCGAGCCTGGACCCGGAGAAGCGGCCGGGCGGCGGCCAGGAGGCGGAGTACCGGCAGAGCGCGCAGGAGGCGCGGATGCGGCTCGGCATGTACCTGTCCGGGCTGGTCGAGGAGCGGGCCAGGGAACCCCGCGACGATCTGCTGTCCGACCTGGTCAACAGCCGCGGCCCGGACGGCGCGATGACGATGATGGAGGTGCTCAGCACCTCGGTGCTGCTGCTGATCGCCGGCCACGAGACGACGGTCAACCTGATCACCAACGGCATGCTGACCCTGCTGCGCCACCCGGAGGTCCTCGGGCGGCTGCGCGCGGACCCGGGGCTGTCGGTCCCCGTCGTGGAGGAACTGCTGCGCTACGAACCGCCGGTGCAGCTCGTGCCGCAGCGCACCTGCATCACCGACATCGAGGTGCGCGGGGTCACCATCCCGAAGGGCTCGCGGATCTGGCTGATGCTGGCCGCGGGCAACCGGGACCCGGAGCGGTTCGAGGACCCCGACCGGTTCGACCCGGACCGCCGGGACATCCGGCACCTGGGGTTCGGCAGCGGCATCCACAGCTGCTTCGGCGCCCCGCTGGCCCGTCTGGAGACCCAGATCGCGCTGTCCGAGCTGGCCCGGCGGCTGGAGAACCCCCGCCTGGTGGAGGACCCTCCGCCGTACCGGGAGAACGCCGTGCTGCGCGGGCCCCGCCATCTGGACGTCGCCTTCGACGGGCTGCGCTGAGCACCGGAGCCGGGCGTGTTCAGCAGCCGCAGTCGCCGTCGACGGGGGCGGTCAGCGGGTCGGCGTCCCGGCGGACCGGGCCCTGCCAGGTCTCGTAGGCGAAGCCCTCGCGCGCCCAGTACTCGAAGCCGCCGAGCATCTCCTTGACCCGGTAGCCGAGTTCGGCCAGGGCGAGCGCGGCGCGGGTGGCGCCGTTGCAGCCGGGGCCCCAGCAGTACGTGACCACGGGCACGGACTTGTCGAGGAGCCGTTCGGCCTGCTCGGGGACGAGCGCGGTCGGCAGGTGGACGGCGCCGGGGACGTGGCCCTGGTCCCAGGAGGCGGTGGAGCGGGTGTCCACGACGACGAATCCCGGATCGCCGCCGGCCGCGAGCGCGGTGGCCACGTCGGAGACGTCGGCGTGGAAGGCGAGGCTCGCCCGGAAGTAGGCGGCGGCCTCGGCGGGGGCGGCGGGGGCGACCCGCAGGACGGGGTTCTCGGAAGCGGTGTTGATCATGCGGGAAATCTACGGTCCACGGACCGCCGCCCTGAAGGGACGATCCACGGGCTTGCCCTTGTCCCGCCGGGGTTTTCCCTGCTATCCATCCGGGATGACCGTGTATTCCCCGGACGCCACCGACTGGCGCATCCTCGAAGTCCTCCAGCGCGAGGGACGCTCCAGCTACGCCGAGCTGGCGCGCGCCGTGTCCATGTCGCCGAGCGCCGTCACCGAACGGGTCCGGCGGCTGGAGGAGGCGGGCGTGATCCAGGGGTACGCGGCGGTGGTCGACCCCGAGCGGCTGGGCCTGCCGATCCTGGCGTTCGTGCGGCTGCGCTATCCGAACGGCAACTACAAGCCCTTCCACGACCTGGTCGCGGCGACACCCGAGATCCTGGAGGCGCACCACGTCACGGGCGACGACTGCTTCGTCATCAAGGTCGCCGCACGGTCGATGTCCCACCTGGAGGAGGTCTCCGGACGGATCGGCACGCTCGGCTCGGTGACCACCAGCGTGGTGTACTCCTCCCCCTTGCCGCGCCGCCCCCTGGGCCGCTAGCGGTGACCGGGGCGGTCGTTCCTCCCGCTGGGCTGCCGCGATGACGGGGAGAACCGAGGAGACAGCGGAGACAACGGCACGGCTGGTCACGGACGCGTGGCGGCGGATCGAGGCGTGGCTGGGCGAGCGCGCGCCCGTCTCCCACGCGGCTCTGGGGCCGGGCGCCGGCGCGGAGGAGATCGCGGCCGTGGAGGCGGCGCTGGGGTTCGCCGTCCCGGTGGAGCTGCGGACGCTGTGGGGGCTCGTCTCGGGCGGCAACGTCAACGGTGGCGGGTTCTGGCTCGGCAATCGCTCTCTGCTGCGTCTGGACGACGCCGTGGCGGTGTACCGGCGCATGATGGTGTTGCAGACACAGGCAGAACGGAGATACCCGACGCCCGGTGTCCCGGGTGAGGACGACATCGTCGTATGGCAGCGGCCGTGGATACCCGTCTTCTCCTCCGGCGAGTACGACACCGTCCTGGGCACGTATCTCGACAGCGGGTCGGGGCTGATGTGGCACTGGTCCAAGTACGCGTACGTCCTGCCGGACGGCACCGAGCCGCAGCACTCCGTGGTGACCTACCTCGAAGAGATCGCGGACAGCCTGGAGACCCCGGCGCTCGCCACCGAGGGGACGCCGGGTCTGCTGGACGGCCGGCTCGTGTGGCTGGACGAAACCCTGACCGAGGACGAGCGGCGCCGGTGGCACCCGGCGACATGAAACCGCTCGAACGATGCACACCGACCGGCCCCGGAGGGCGCGTTGAGGGACTTGGCCTATGTCACACCGGACATCCGGGACCGGCTGGTGCTCCGGTTCGGACCCGAGGTGCTCTCCTGGTGCGACGAACTGCCCGGACTCGTCGCCGAACTGGCCGCCCGCTGGGACCTGGACGTCCTGGCGGCGGGCGGGGGAGGCACTTCGCGGGTGTTCCGCTGCGCGCGGCGTGGGACCGGTGCCCCGGTATGGCTGAAGCTCACGCCGGACCACACGATCGCCCGCGAGGAGGCCGAGGCGTTGCGGGCCTGGGCGGCAACGCCGTCGGTCGTCACCCTGCTGGCGCAGGACCTCACCGTCGGGGCCCTGTTGCTCGACGACGTGGCGCCCGGCGTGCCCCTGAGGAGACTCACCTGGCAACTGTCGGACGCCGCCGCCCTGCTGACGGAGCTACGGTCCCCTGCTCACACACCAGGAGGGCACTCGGTACTGAAGCCTCTGTCGCACCGGATCGGCTTCCTGTTCGACCTGGCGGACAGCATGCTGACCGCAGCGGGCAAGAAGGGCCTCTTCGCTCCGGCGGCCCTGGCGCGGGCCCGGGAGACGGCGCTCGAACTGGCCTCCAGTGGGCCCACGCGTCTCGTGCACGGTGATCTGCACCCGGCCAACGTGCTGTCGGGTCCGCACGCCCGCATGGTGGCGATCGATCCCAGGCCCGCGTGGGGCGACCCCGACTTCGACGCCGTGGACTGGGTACTCGACGGCGTCCTGGGCCTCGACGTGCTGGAGGACAGGATCGGGGAACTGGCGGGCATGGTTCCCGGCCAGCATCCCGGTCGCGTGTCGGCATGGTGCCGGGCCCTGGCGCCCCTCATCGCGGCACCCCGCGTGTGCGGGGGCCGGTACGACGCGGAAACCGGGTTCCTCGTCGCCCTCGCCGACGGCTGACCCACCCGGCGGTGCCGCCGGCGCGGCCTGCCCGCGCCCACGGCCGGGCAGGCGCGGCGAGAGGGGCCGTTCCCACAGCAGCGAGAGGACGTCTCGTACCCACCCCCCGTCGTCCCGCACGGAAACCGACCGCACCCGTCCCCGCGGGTCCGGCCGGGGTGCGCGCCCCGGCCGACCCGGTCAGACGCCTCGTTGGCGCAGTGAAGAGCCCGAGCGGCCCTTCACGACCTCCAGTTGGGCGTGGATCCGCCGCCGCAGGTCGGCGACGTGGCTGACGATGCCCACGCTGCGGTCGCGTTCGCGCAGGCCGTCCAGGACGTCCAGCACCTCGTCCAGGGTCTGGTCGTCCAGGCTGCCGAACCCCTCGTCGATGAACAGGGTGTCCAGGCGGACGCCGCCGGCCTCCTCGGTGACGACGTCGGCGAGGCCGAGGGCGAGCGCGAGGGAGGCGAAGAAGGTCTCCCCGCCGGACAGGGTCGCGGTGTCGCGTTCCCGTCCGGTCCAGGCGTCGACCACGTGCAGGCCGAGCCCGCTGCGTCCGCGCCCGGTGCGGTCGTCGGAGTGGACGAGGGTGTACCGCCCGGACGACATGCGCTGGAGGCGGACTGTCGCGGCGGCGGCGACCTGCTCCAGCCGGGCCGCCAGGACGTACGACTCCAGGCGCATCCTGCGTTCGTTGTCGGCGGAGGTGCCCGCGGTGAGGGCGGCCAGCCGGGCCACCCGGTCGTGCTCGGCGCGCAGCGGGGCGAGCCGGCGTACCGCCTCCGTGGCGCGCGCGGACAGCCGGTCCAGCTCGGCGCGGCAGCGGGCGGCGGCGTCGCGCGTCGAGCCGGCCTCGCGCAGCCGCCGTTCCGCGGCGGCCACCGCCCGCTCGGCGCCGGCCAGGTCGGCGGGCGGTAGCTGGGCCGCCGCCGTGGTGCCGGGCTCGGCGAGGACCGCGCGGACCGCGGCCTCCTCCTGCTGCCAGGCGTCCAGGCGGTGCTGGAGTTCGCGGTGGGCGGCCGGGTCCAGCAGGGCCGCCGCGGCGGCAGCGGGCGTGTCGAAGCCGGCCCGGTAGGCGGCGTCGGCGAGGCGGGCGTCGGCGGCCTTCAGCCGCTGGGCGGCGTCCTCGGCGGCGCGGACGGCGTCGGCGGCCTCGGTGAGCCGGGCCGCGAGCCGCTCCAGCTGTGCCGCGCGCGCCGCCACACTGCCCAGGCCGCCCCGCGCCTGCTCCACCTCCGCTTCCAGCAGCGCCCGTTCGCGCTCCAGGGTCTCGCGGCGGGTGAGCCGGGAGGCGGCCCGTACGGCGGCCTGCTGGTGGTCGGCCAGCCGCTGCTCGCGCTCCTGCTCGGCGCGCCGCAGCTCCTGCTGGGCGGCGTGCAGGGCGGAGGCGTCGTGCCGGGCGCGGGCGTACTCCCGCTCCAGGTGGTCCGCCTCGGCGGCGAGGCGCGCGGTGGGGGTGTCGCCGGCCTCGGCGGTGGCGGCGGCCAGGGCCTCGCGGACCTCGCCGAGCCGCCGCTCGTCCGCGGTGTGCTGTTCCTCGGCCCGCCGGGAGGCGGCGAGGGCGCGGTCCTCGGTCTCGCGGTCGACGTGTCCGACGGCCTTGCGCGCGGGCGCGGGGTGTTCGGTGGCGCCGCAGACCGCGCAGGGCTCGCCGTCGGTGAGGTGGGCGGCCAGTTCGGCGGCGATGCCGGTCAGCCGCTGTTCCTTGAGGTCGAGCCAGTGCGCGCGGGCGTCCATGGCGCGCCGGCGGGACTCCTCCGAGCGCTGCCGGGCCTGTGCGAGGTCGACGGCGAGCCGGTCGCGGGTGCGGGCCGCGTCGAGCCGGCGTCGCATGGGCTCGCGCTGCACGGCGAGCTGTTCGGCGCGGGTGGCGGCCTCCTGAACGGAGTCGAGCCGGGCCTGGAGGGTGGCGCGGGTGGTGTCCCAGCCGTCGAGCCAGGCGTCGGTCTCGCGCAGGACGTCCTCGTCCGCGCGCTCCTGCCGGTCGAGTCCGGCGCGTTCCTCGGCGAGTTCGGCGAGCCGGCGTTCGGCGCGCCGGGCCGCGTCCAGCCCGCCGAGTTCCTCGGCGGCCCGGCGGGCGGCGGCGGCGAGCCCGCTCGCGTCGGCACCCACGTACGCGTCGGCACCCCCGTACGCGCCGGCGCGCCCATGGGCGTCCGCGCCTCCGTACCGACCGGCGTCCCCGCGCGCGCCGACGCCCCCATGCCCGTCGGCGCCCCCATGCCCGTCGGCATCCCCGTACGCGTCGGCACGCCCGTACCCGCGGACGCTCTCATACGCGTCGGCGCCTCCCGACACGTCGGCGAGCGCCCGGCGTGCGCGTGCCTCGGCTTCCGTCGCCTCGCGGTGTTCCCGGTCGGCCGCCTCGCGCAGTTCCAGCGCGGGCGCGACGGTCTCCGCCTTGCGGGCCCGCTCCATCCGCTCCTGGTCCTCGCGGTGGGCGCCGGCCCGTTCCGCGAGCCGTTCGGCGCGCTCCCTGGCCGCGGCGAACCTGCTTTGCAGCCGGGCGAGTTCACGGGCCTCGTCCAGGGCGTGCCGGGCCGCGGCGTGGGCGGACTCGGCGGCGGCGAGGCGGCAGCGGGCGATGTCGAAGCGTTCCCGGGCGGTGCTGCGGGCGACGGCGGCGGCCCCGAGGACCGCCTCGGCGAGCCCTGGGTCGCCGGGGTCCGGCTCGGGCAGCTCCATGGCGTCGCCGGCCTCCTGCTGCATGCGGTGGGCGTCGGCGAGCAGGGCCGTGTCGCCCTCGCGCACGCGTGCCTCGGTGGCGCGGCGGCGTTCGGCGAGGCGCTTCTCGACGTCGGCGAAGCGCTGGGTGTCGAAGAGCCGGCCGAGGAGCCTGCCCCGGGCCTCGGCGTCGGCGCGCAGGAAGCGGGCGAAGTCGCCCTGGGGCAACAGGACGACCTGGCAGAACTGCTCGCGGCTCATGCCGAGCAGCCGCTCCACCTCGGCGCCGGTCTCCTGGTGGGAGCGGCTGAGGTCCTTCCAGGAGCCGGCCCGGGCGTCGTACTCGCGCAGCCAGGTCTGGGCCTTGTCGACTGTGGTGCCCGGACGCCCGTTCTTCTTGGGCCGCTCCCACGGGGGCTGCCGGGTGATCTCCAGTCGGCGGCCGGCGACGGTGAGTTCGAGGCGGACCTCGGTGCGGGTGCCGGGCGGGGCGTGGTCGCTGCGCAGGTGCGTGCCCTGGCCGCTCTGCCGGGCGCCGGGGACCGAGCCGTAGAGGGCGTAGCACACGGCGTCCAGGACGGAGGTCTTGCCGGCGCCGGTCGGGCCGTGCAGGAGGAACAGTCCGGCGCCGGACAGCGCGTCGAAGTCGACGCTCTGGGTGGAGCCGAAGGGCCCGAAGGCGGTGATGTCGAGCCGGTGCAGCCTCACCGGGCCACCTCCCGCACGGTGTGGTCGGCGCGCACGGCGTCGAACGCCTCGCGCAGTACGGCGGTCTCGGCGGCGTCGGGTCCGGCGCCGCGCACGTGGGCGACGAAGTCCTGGGCGATCTGCTCGTCGCTGCGGCCCGCGAGCCGCCGGGCGTACGACACGCGGGAGTCGTCGGGGGTCCGTTCGGGGGCGAAGACCAGGCTGAGGGTGTGCGGGAAGCGTGCGGTGAGGCGGGCCATGGGCTCGGCGGGGCGGACCGGGTCGGTGAGGGTGGCCTCGACCCAGGCGTCCTCGTGGCGGGCCAGCGCCGGGTCGGCGAGGAGGTCGTCGAGGCGGCCGCGGATACGGGCGAGGGGGCGCGGCACCGGGCAGTCGACGCGTTCGGCGGTGACCGAGCCGTCCGCGTCCAGGTCGATCAGCCACATGCTCTTGCGGTGGCCGGCCTCGGAGAAGGAGTAGGCGAGCGGCGAGCCGGAGTAGCGCACGCGTTCGGTGATGGTCTGGCAGCCGTGCAGGTGGCCGAGCGCCACGTAGTCGGCCCCGTCGAAGATCCCGGCGGGTACGGCGGCGACCCCGCCGACGGTGATGTCCCGTTCGCTGTCGCTGGCCTGGCCGCCGGTGACGAAGGCGTGGGCGAGGACGACGGAACGGGTGCCCCGCGGGCGGGCGGCGAGGTCGGCGCGGACGCGGTCCATGGCGGCGCCGAGCACGGCCTCGTGACCGGCCTTGCCGACGCCGAACTCGTCCTTGACCAGGGCGGGTTCGAGGTACGGCAGGCCGTAGAAGGCGACATCGCCGTGGGCGTCCCGGAGGATCACGGGGGTGCCGGCGGCGGACGGCTCGGTGCGCAGGTGGATGCCGGCGCGGTCGATGAGCCCGGCGCCGACGCCGAGGCGGCGGGCCGAGTCGTGGTTGCCGGAGATCATCACCGTGGGCACGCCGAGGTCCGCGAGCCGGTGCAGGGCGGTGTCGAACAGCTCCACGGCGGCGAGCGGGGGCACCGCGCGGTCGTACACGTCGCCCGACACGACCACCGCGTCCACCTCGCGCTCACGCACGGTGGTGACGAGGTGACCGATGAACCCGGCCTGCGCCTGAAGCAGGTTCACCCGGTGGAAGGCCCGGCCGAGGTGCCAGTCGGACGTGTGCAGGATCCTCATGAGCCCCGAGACTAACGGCCGGGTCCGACATCACGGCCGGTCGCTCCGGCACCGGCCGCCATCCCCCGCCACCCGAGCGCGCGTTATGCCCGTTTCACCCCAATTATCGGGCGTCTCCGTAGGCTTCGCCGCCCAGTTCGAAGCCGGCCGTGCCCGCCGTCACATCGGCGAGCCAGGCGCGGAAGGCGTCCACGTCGGCGTCCGGCAGCCCGATCTCGATGGTGACGGCCTCGCCGTAGCGGACGTCGCGCACCTCGCGTCCGGTGGCGCGCAGGTCGTTCTGCACCTTGCCCGCGCGCTGGTGGTCGACGGTCACCGTGGCCAGCCGGAAGCGGCGCCGGGTGATCGTGCCCAGGGCGTCCAGGGCCTCGCCGACCGAGCCGCCGTAGGCGCGGATCAGCCCGCCCGCGCCGAGCTTGACACCGCCGTAGTAGCGGGTGACCACGGCGACGACGTACCGCATGTCGCGGCGCAGCAGCATCTGGAGCATGGGC
This sequence is a window from Streptomyces rubradiris. Protein-coding genes within it:
- a CDS encoding SDR family oxidoreductase is translated as MITPAELRRDPLPLRGRTALVTGASRRAGIGHAVARRLAAYGASVYLHHHVPHDAAMPWGADSPGAVADSVREALADPRARVASGPGDLADPAEPARLVRTVTEEFGRLDILVANHALSGSDGTLDDIDAAMLDAHWAVDTRSVLLLVQAYARSRAASSEDAPGGRVVLMTSGQDLGGGMPGEIAYALQKGALASVTRSLATALADRGITVNAVNPGPVDTGYATGEAHAAVAARFPAGRWGAPDDPARLIAWLATDEAGWITGEVVNSEGGFRR
- a CDS encoding ferredoxin — translated: MRLVVDLNKCQGYAQCAFLAPDVFAMHGEESLLYDPRPEEEQRERVARAVAACPVRAITADGLDRAGASQGASDAR
- a CDS encoding NAD(P)/FAD-dependent oxidoreductase; translated protein: MPADHIERLRREGRIVIVGASLAGLRAAETLRAEGFAGDLTLIGDEPHEPYDRPPLSKSALLGVASPLRTQLPRRREIDAKWRLGVAATGLDLAAKRVRLADGDEVEYDRLLIATGVRARPWFKEEEARLDGVCVLRTREDAADLARRLRAGPRRVFVIGAGFAGSEVASACREMGLPVSMAERAGAPLVGALGGVVGSVAADLATEHGVDLRTHVTVTALEGDTVGRVRAVHLSDESVVEADVVVVSLGSLRNTEWLTGSGLGAGPRGVACDAGCRAFDFRGIVTDDVFVAGDVARSPHALFGYQFLSLEHWGNAVAQAETAAHNMICDGADRRPHLWMPAFWSSMFGVNIKSVGVPPMGEQLMITQGSLAERRFVGVYGHQGRIVAAVTFDNARWLEFYQRQIERGAPFPVEFPTLDRRPEGRQPVPAGFPDPSLPTHGPMVTLSGYSPADQQLVFHPSRH
- a CDS encoding cytochrome P450, whose product is MPHASLARRITDFGNRANPYPLYAELRRTPVLHEEEDGPYLISSYYDIEALLHDPRISSDATNLAAAGADGPGGPEETGGLPPSFLRLDPPEHDRLRRIANTGFGPPHRPRRIEGMRGAMREIVTELIDGFGDARRVDLVDQFAYPFPVTVICRLLGVPREDEPTFRTWVDPLVASLDPEKRPGGGQEAEYRQSAQEARMRLGMYLSGLVEERAREPRDDLLSDLVNSRGPDGAMTMMEVLSTSVLLLIAGHETTVNLITNGMLTLLRHPEVLGRLRADPGLSVPVVEELLRYEPPVQLVPQRTCITDIEVRGVTIPKGSRIWLMLAAGNRDPERFEDPDRFDPDRRDIRHLGFGSGIHSCFGAPLARLETQIALSELARRLENPRLVEDPPPYRENAVLRGPRHLDVAFDGLR
- a CDS encoding rhodanese-like domain-containing protein, with the translated sequence MINTASENPVLRVAPAAPAEAAAYFRASLAFHADVSDVATALAAGGDPGFVVVDTRSTASWDQGHVPGAVHLPTALVPEQAERLLDKSVPVVTYCWGPGCNGATRAALALAELGYRVKEMLGGFEYWAREGFAYETWQGPVRRDADPLTAPVDGDCGC
- a CDS encoding Lrp/AsnC family transcriptional regulator, whose protein sequence is MTVYSPDATDWRILEVLQREGRSSYAELARAVSMSPSAVTERVRRLEEAGVIQGYAAVVDPERLGLPILAFVRLRYPNGNYKPFHDLVAATPEILEAHHVTGDDCFVIKVAARSMSHLEEVSGRIGTLGSVTTSVVYSSPLPRRPLGR
- a CDS encoding SMI1/KNR4 family protein codes for the protein MTGRTEETAETTARLVTDAWRRIEAWLGERAPVSHAALGPGAGAEEIAAVEAALGFAVPVELRTLWGLVSGGNVNGGGFWLGNRSLLRLDDAVAVYRRMMVLQTQAERRYPTPGVPGEDDIVVWQRPWIPVFSSGEYDTVLGTYLDSGSGLMWHWSKYAYVLPDGTEPQHSVVTYLEEIADSLETPALATEGTPGLLDGRLVWLDETLTEDERRRWHPAT
- a CDS encoding aminoglycoside phosphotransferase family protein, producing the protein MRDLAYVTPDIRDRLVLRFGPEVLSWCDELPGLVAELAARWDLDVLAAGGGGTSRVFRCARRGTGAPVWLKLTPDHTIAREEAEALRAWAATPSVVTLLAQDLTVGALLLDDVAPGVPLRRLTWQLSDAAALLTELRSPAHTPGGHSVLKPLSHRIGFLFDLADSMLTAAGKKGLFAPAALARARETALELASSGPTRLVHGDLHPANVLSGPHARMVAIDPRPAWGDPDFDAVDWVLDGVLGLDVLEDRIGELAGMVPGQHPGRVSAWCRALAPLIAAPRVCGGRYDAETGFLVALADG
- a CDS encoding AAA family ATPase, translated to MRLHRLDITAFGPFGSTQSVDFDALSGAGLFLLHGPTGAGKTSVLDAVCYALYGSVPGARQSGQGTHLRSDHAPPGTRTEVRLELTVAGRRLEITRQPPWERPKKNGRPGTTVDKAQTWLREYDARAGSWKDLSRSHQETGAEVERLLGMSREQFCQVVLLPQGDFARFLRADAEARGRLLGRLFDTQRFADVEKRLAERRRATEARVREGDTALLADAHRMQQEAGDAMELPEPDPGDPGLAEAVLGAAAVARSTARERFDIARCRLAAAESAHAAARHALDEARELARLQSRFAAARERAERLAERAGAHREDQERMERARKAETVAPALELREAADREHREATEAEARARRALADVSGGADAYESVRGYGRADAYGDADGHGGADGHGGVGARGDAGRYGGADAHGRAGAYGGADAYVGADASGLAAAARRAAEELGGLDAARRAERRLAELAEERAGLDRQERADEDVLRETDAWLDGWDTTRATLQARLDSVQEAATRAEQLAVQREPMRRRLDAARTRDRLAVDLAQARQRSEESRRRAMDARAHWLDLKEQRLTGIAAELAAHLTDGEPCAVCGATEHPAPARKAVGHVDRETEDRALAASRRAEEQHTADERRLGEVREALAAATAEAGDTPTARLAAEADHLEREYARARHDASALHAAQQELRRAEQEREQRLADHQQAAVRAASRLTRRETLERERALLEAEVEQARGGLGSVAARAAQLERLAARLTEAADAVRAAEDAAQRLKAADARLADAAYRAGFDTPAAAAAALLDPAAHRELQHRLDAWQQEEAAVRAVLAEPGTTAAAQLPPADLAGAERAVAAAERRLREAGSTRDAAARCRAELDRLSARATEAVRRLAPLRAEHDRVARLAALTAGTSADNERRMRLESYVLAARLEQVAAAATVRLQRMSSGRYTLVHSDDRTGRGRSGLGLHVVDAWTGRERDTATLSGGETFFASLALALGLADVVTEEAGGVRLDTLFIDEGFGSLDDQTLDEVLDVLDGLRERDRSVGIVSHVADLRRRIHAQLEVVKGRSGSSLRQRGV